In Apus apus isolate bApuApu2 chromosome 5, bApuApu2.pri.cur, whole genome shotgun sequence, the following are encoded in one genomic region:
- the ISCA2 gene encoding iron-sulfur cluster assembly 2 homolog, mitochondrial, translating to MAALRCGWALALAGRTSWCPAPLCRGRALPRPPPGPACAVGRRLRGASSFSQPGPTESDPGEGQVFLSESCVKRLLEITEGSEFLRLQVEGGGCSGFQYKFSLDTVINPDDRQGQRGVVVVRCAGSLQRVFEQGGARVVVDVDSLAFVKGSMVDFSQELIRSSFQVVSNPQAEKGCSCGTSFSVKF from the exons ATGGCGGCGCTGCGGTGCGGCTGGGCGCTGGCGCTGGCCGGACGGACGAG CTGGTGTCCCGCTCCCCTGTGCCGAGGACGAGCGCTGCCGAGGCCCCCACCGGGCCCTGCCTGTGCCGTCGGCCGCCGGCTGCGGGGGGCATCGTCCTTCTCCCAGCCAGGCCCGACAGAGAGTGACCCGGGCGAGGGACAAGTCTTTCTCAGCGAGAGCTGCGTGAAG AGGCTGCTGGAAATCACAGAAGGCTCAGAGTTTCTCAGGCTGCAGGTGGAAGGAGGTGGCTGCTCTGGATTCCAGTACAAATTTTCCTTGGACACAGTTATCAATCCTGATGACAGGCAAGGACAGAGGGGTGTGGTGGTGGTCAGGTGTGCCGGTTCTTTGCAAAG ggTGTTTGAACAAGGTGGTGCCCGTGTGGTCGTGGATGTGGACAGCCTGGCCTTCGTGAAAGGTTCCATGGTGGACTTCAGCCAGGAGCTGATTCGCAGTTCCTTCCAGGTGGTGAGCAACCCCCAGGCAGAGAAGGGTTGCTCATGTGGGACTTCCTTCTCTGTCAAATTCTGA
- the NPC2 gene encoding NPC intracellular cholesterol transporter 2, with amino-acid sequence MVLSPLALLLALATTALAEPLRFVDCGSKDGSIQEVNVSPCPTQPCQLVKGTSYSINVTFASKIESQGSKARVYGEMLHVDVPFPIPEPDGCKSGIQCPIQKGHSYSYLNKLPVKSEYPSIKLVVKWELVDDQDQMLFCWKIPVQITS; translated from the exons ATGGTGCTGTCCCCGCTcgccctgctgctggccctggccACCACCGCCCTGGCCGAGCCCCTCCGCTTCGTCGACTGTG GTTCCAAAGACGGCAGCATCCAAGAGGTGAACGTGAGCCCGTGCCCCACGCAGCCCTGCCAGCTCGTTAAGGGGACATCCTACAGTATCAACGTCACCTTCGCCAGCA AGATCGAGAGTCAGGGCAGCAAAGCGAGGGTGTACGGTGAGATGCTGCACGTGGATGTACCCTTTCCCATTCCTGAGCCTGATGGATGCAAGTCCGGGATCCAGTGCCCCATTCAGAAGGGCCATTCCTACAGCTACCTGAACAAACTCCCTGTGAAGAGCGAGTACCCCAGT ATTAAACTGGTTGTGAagtgggagctggtggatgaCCAAGaccagatgttgttctgctgGAAGATACCAGTTCAGATCACCAGTTGA